CCTAACGTTTGGTGCAAAGGGGAGTCCAAAAGGgttatatgcatatgctgattcCGCGTACGCtaattcagcaaagaaccGGTCGACTACTGGtttcattttctttattAATGGCACGCCAATCACCTGGTCGAGCAGAAAGCAATCGGTTACTGCACAGAGCTCGACGGAagctgaatatatggccgTATCGGAGGCAGCCAAACAAGCGGTTTGGATTAGACATTTCCTATATGCAATAGGAAAGGGATCCATTTATCGTGACGCTCCGACTACCATTTATGAGGACAACCAGGGCGCCATAAAGATTGCTGACAACCCAATCAATCACCCAAAGACGAAGCATATAGCCGTACGATACCATGCCATCCGGGACCACATAGGTAATGGGGAGATCTGCCTTGAGCACCTCTCTaccgacaagatgattgccgaTGGCTTGACGAAGGTTACCAACCATGCTAGTCAaggacggttggttgaagacctggggctcgcttaattaagcgagaaaagagaattcaacatctatgagaagttgaagcgtgcgtccaaccgccgcttatcaaattgccagatattgtttttgattgatttgaatATGCGGCGATTGaacgaaggggagtgatgaggatcgatcggataaatagttggcccgagtagcgaggtcaggagattcttatagtcaacgtgtgcacacatattgtagattaagcactcaatcagctacatacgcgcatacacgttcgatagacaatatagctctaccttccgctggtcctctccatatagacctcgttagtccggaataaatcgactcccgatttcccttctgagctacgatccgagagaccccgtttcagttagtacccagcgggtcacgtgcctcaccgccctcgctttctgcccggtagttatatagtTAGCTGAGCCGATAGACCACCCATCCAATCAACGACGCTTGCACACTAAAAGAAATATATCGCAGATATTAGTACACCGAACCTCCGAAGACCCCCGACCTACCATTCAGAGTTTAGTTTCCTCTACGCCCGGGGGTTCTCCGTTCTCCAGCAGCGTCAGCCCTAGTAAGGTAAAACCCGGACCACGAACTAGACAAATAAACCACGCGGTTTAAGCGATTATTCCAGCCCCATTTAATTCGTACAGTAGCGCCCGGGCCACGGATAACGGCTGCCAGGGTCATGTGATGACTGACAGGGTACGGTGCATTCCTGGTATTACATAGGACGGTACGGGGAGTAATTTAGATGGTAACTGCTGGCTTCTCGTTGGCTGAGCGCACGCAGGTACATGCTTGTACATGGCCATGCCTGTACAATGCTCAATACAGTTCCTGGCTGCTGATGTGGCTGGCTAGCTGTCTGAGATAAGAAGCATTTCTATTTTGAAACCCACATACCTTTGTTACTGTACTGTAGCTTGACTCGGTGGTTGTTCATTTCCGAGACAGTGAAGGACCGCACGTGAAGGGATGCCGGTACCATTATTGTATTTTGGTCTACAGGCAGGTCTAAAATAGAACCAAGCATGTGCATAGTGGCGAGTACAAGAATCCGCGCATAGTATTCAAtgtatacatacatacatacatatatatccAAGCGGTCTACCTTGCTTTTCGCCTTGATCAGTACTATGCGACAGGATTGTGCTGAATGTATCTATGAGGTATCGGTATTACCGGTATTCTGACGTACGTGCGTCTATGCTTTGGATAACAGTCGGATCGTGGACTCCGGTACAAGGAATTGGCATGAAAGTATCAATTTCTTTACATAAATCAGTACGGCATTTGGTTCAGGACAACCAATCTTCAGATTACTCATGGTAGTGGTTAGATCGGTGGAATGTACTACTTGTATATATGCGTGGTAATAGCACTCCCACCCAAATGGCCGGGACAGTCCCCTCATTGTTCTTATTATTCTGCAtgatacggagtacagcaTAGAGAGATTAAAGTGACGACAAGAAAAGTACCTGGATAGAAGCATAGGGTCCCTTGACAATGCAATTGCCGGCAATGACTGCAATGTACGGTTATATAATTCAGGAACATGAATATTTGATACTAGAGAAAAGGTTCTCTAAGAGAGGTCAATAATACTATAATAACACTACTCTGGAGCACTAGCAATAAAATGGCAAAATGCATTAAATTGCGCTCTGTAGATGAGGGGCAGCCCCTCTATACTCCAtgcagtactctgtagtctGTACCTACAAGTAAAGTACACGGATAGAAGGAGACCCTAACCGGAAACATCCGCCGGCCGAATTGTGCGTGTTTTGGCTGTACTCTGTAATGAAAACGCTCCTGTTTCCCGCGCCAGCTTACCTAATGCCACCTCCATAACCGTGTATCCACGCACCCACAATACACACAGAAGAGGGACTTTTCACATTTGTACTTTGCCTACTCCATTTCCTACATAGTACGTCTTTTCCTgacttcttctttcttctttcttctctgcATCTTTTCCTCCCtttattttctcttctcttcgcCTGTTGGCGTCTGTGTCGCCTGAAGTTCTGCCTGTCGGTGCTTCATTCCTCCATCTTCCGATCTCTCCTCTCGTCCTTCGCGGGATTTTTTTCTTGATCGGTCGATCCTCTATACACCCTCtctgcttttttctttctcttcttacTAACGTGAGGTTAGTTGTTTATTCTGGTCGTTATTGACATCGCGTATCTGACTTCTCGTTGGACGTTCCagaaaaaaggaaggaaaaaggCCCATAAAAAAGTGTTCACCCACACCCACCCACACCCACAAAAAAATTATCGTTACCTCAAGGTCCGACTTCCACATTCACACACCCACCTCTCCTTCGTAACCGTCGTCTGGTGCCTCTTTAGCGCTTCTCGACTCCGTTCCGTCAAGGGGTTTCTTTCCAGTTGACCTCAAGGTACCTGTTGGATTCTCGGTAAAAAAAAATCGAAAGGCTCAGCGTGCTGCTCTCTCGTCCTTTCGAATCCCTATCCAACTACCACTCGTCGATACGTCCTCTCGGAACTACCGAACGTCTCTCGAACGAGCCCATTGTCGTCTGTGTGCGCGCGTCAGCTTTGACAATCCGTGGGCAGGAATAACGACCCGGATAACCACGAGTTCGTTGTACGAAAGTCTGTTTACCCAGACTGCGCCTCCCGTCGTCTCGCCCATCCTTCACACGTTCAAAACAACAATCATTCAAGCGCTTAGACCGATGCGATCCGCGTGCTAGATACGCCCTTCGTACCGAGATTTAGCTACACATCGTTCACACGAATACTCGCGTGCTATCCAGCCTCGACCTGGTGAAGGATCGATACTTTGTCTACAATCTGCAACTGTGTGGGAGTGTTTCTCCATTACCACGGGAAGTTGCAGTTGGTGGGGTTATAAGTAGGAGGAAGCTGATTCTTGTCTGACTTCCACTGCTGTTGGTGAATTCTCGCCGCCCTTTTTCATTTTCCTGGATTGCCAAGGGACAGCCAACGTTCTCTGGCAGAACAGTTCCCTTTTCGTATCTAGAACGGATATACTTGATTATCTTTCGCCAACACTTCAGAAAGTGAAAACAATGGCCGCCACATTTTCCTACGCCCAAGCAGCAAAGGGCTTGCCGGCAACACAATCGCCCGCCTCGAAACCTGAGGAGCAAAATACCGATTCCAGTGCGCAAGCGAACGAGGCCCCTGCGACTACCGAAACGGATGCTCCTGCTGAGGCAGAGAAGACCATCGCCCCTAGTGACAAGGAAGCGGAACCCGCTGCGGCCGCCAACGCCAACCAGACCATCTCCGGGATGTCCTCTCCCAGTGTTGCCAACTCGTCCACCACCGCACCAAAGGACGAAGACTCGAATACAGTGAACGGTTCCTCGGAGTCGACATGGGACAAGCAGTCCCAAGTATCAGGAGCTGAGAAGCCCACAGAAGAGGCcaatgagaagaaggatgagaagaaggatgagaagaaggatgagaagaaggatgtcCCACCAAAGGAGCTCAAGGCAGCCCCTCTGCCCTCTGTCAATGTTTGGcagcaaagaaaagaagcacAAGAGGCCAAGGCCAAAGCTGTGGCGGCTTCGAAACCCGCTTCTAGCAAGACTGGTGCTTCCAAGACTGCATCAGCGGCGTCTTCGACAACGGGCGAACCCCAGCAGGAGCTGCCCAAAGcagcattgaagaagaagggagcAGATGGCGCGCCTGACGGTGCTAAGCGGAATAAGGCTGATGGAGCCAAGGGCCGCGATGAGGGTAAGTTTTGAGGAGTCGCGTTGATTTTTCTGCTGCAGATCCTTTTCGGGGAATTCATCGCAACGCTAGTTCCTACCGCTTCGGGTCTATTATTTTCTTGACACCAGTAAACTGACAGGCTCTACAGATGTACCTCCAGTGGCCGATGCTTCGATGTGGCCCACACCCCAGGTTGCCCAGggtgaggagaagaagaaggctcaGGAGAAGCTCGAAAAGGCCGACAAGACTGAAAAGACCGAGAAGAGCGCTGGTGGCCGCCATGGCAAGGAGAAATGGATGCCCGTTCCCTACGTGCCCAGCGCAGTCTTCAACACCCCGCTTCCGACTGCTGGTGCTCGCAGAGGTGGCCGTGTCGCACGAGGTGGAAGGGAGGCTGGTCGTCACGGTCCTCATGGcgccgctgccgccgccgccgccgccgagAAGACTGCTTCGAACCAAGCCTCTCAGGGTGCCGCCAAGCAGACGGCTTCCGAGCCCAACACTAGCCGGGCCAACTCTTTCCCTTCGAAACGATCCAACAGCGCTGAGGCTCCTGTCGGTGCTCCCGACTCGCGCAAGGGCGCTGACCGGAGCCGTGGCCCCAAGGGAGCGGACGAGACAAACGTTGGCAAGCAGGTCAACGGAGACTCATTCCCCCGTCATGGCAAGGGTTTCTCGAGAAACCATGAGTCTGCCCACAAGGGTGACAGGACTCCTCTGTCCGTTGATCCCCAGGCCCGCAATGGTGTGACCCAGGACCGCCGCTTTGAGAATGGACCCAAGTCCGCTGACTTTGGTGGTTTCCACGCCGATCGCGagaaccaccaccacaaccaccaccgGGAGCGTGGTGACTCGCGTCCCGAGCGCGGACGGGGTGGTTCTCACCGGGGACGCGGTGGCCACTCGGGACATGGCTCGCAAGCCCCCTTCTACAACCCGATGCAGCACTCCTTCGTTCACCCCAAGTCGTTTGGTTACAACAAGAGCATGAACAACCGCGTTCCTTTGCGGTCTCCCTCGCTGCCTAACTCGGCTATGTATGGTGTCTACCCCTTCCCTGCCGACATCAACACCATGTATGCCGCCTATCAGCCTATGCCCGCCGGCCCCATGACGGCATTCCCCTACCAGCCATACATGGAGCCTTTCTCTCTTATGAGCATGATTTCGATGCAACTGTGAGTTCTTTCCATCTTTACCAAATTAACATTGATTCTAACAAGACGACAGTGAATACTACTTCTCCGTTGACAACCTGTGCAAGGACTTGTTCCTCCGGAAGCACATGGACTCGCAAGGATTCGTTGCATTGAACTTCATTTCCAACTTCAAGCGGATCAAGACTCTGACCGAGGACTATGAACTCCTTCGCCACGTCTCGCGTCAACTTCGCAATGTCGAGCACTACATCGGCGAAGACGGCGTCGACCGATTGCGCCCAAGAGAGCACTGGGCGCAGTGGGTTTTCCCGATTGACCAGCGTGACCCCTCTGCTCAGAGCGAAGGACCCCCTCCGTCGCGAGTTGAGAACTCGCCGGCCCAGAACCACGTCGAGGGAGCTGTTAACGGTGTGAGCCACCACCATTCGTTGCCAAATGGCACTTCGAAAACATCTTTATCCTCGGCGGCCCCGGAGTTCTCGCCTTCCAAGCCTGTGGCCCCGCAGAATGAGGTTGCAAATGTATGTTCCATTATTTCCCAGTTACGGCAAAGACCAAAAATTCCTGATTTTTTTCAATCTCGTTTTGTAATATATTACTAACGGTTTGCAAACAGGCGAACTAAACATAGAAACGGctcccttcttctcttcgccTGGGATGTCGGCGTCCGGTGATTTTCACCAAGTGACAGTTTCCGACAGTCCGCCGATTTTTCGACGCGAAGAAGCGATATTACCTATAAAAATCGTTCGAAACTTGTTCACGAATCATATGCTTTTCGAAAAAGAGTTCTTGTGAAACGAATTCTTTTTTCACCGCGATCCGACACGGTGATCATGACATACGTTCTGTACCAATTCTGGTCGCGATTTTTGGTTCAAAAATTTCAACGCACAAATGTACAATGAGTTTAGGAGTTTAGCGTTTGACGATTACTTGTACGATGCTCCAGCAACGGGTTCAACAGGCTGATTCGTTTTATGATGCTTCTTGCGACGAGGCTTTGTCACGATATTGTTGGAGATTTGGCCTAAACCCACGAAGCAGGATGATAGGATGGTTCTGCTTTACGTTCAACCTGCTAAAGTGGAGTTCAATGCAAAGAAACCGCAAAAAGATCGACTGTGTGCTCGATGCTAGCTTGACAGCCGAGCTGGAAAAGTGATTTTTGTTTCTGACTTTTCTTTTACCctattttctcttctctttacCATTTTATTTCATTGTTTGTTGTCGCCTTTTCGTGCGATTTTATGATTTTGCATCATGTTTGAGTCTCCGTTTTTTTGCATTTACCTTCTCTCAAGTGGTCGAGATGCAATTGTCGCCGTACAGCAGATTGCGATATGATGCGCACTCCACGTCTCGGCTACTTCTTGTTTCTTCTATCTTGTTCTTTTGTTCAGCTACGGGGGGGGTTCCTAAAAATTCGTTCCAGGAGTCCGGGCATGCTCTGCTGGCAGTGTCTTCA
This Aspergillus chevalieri M1 DNA, chromosome 3, nearly complete sequence DNA region includes the following protein-coding sequences:
- a CDS encoding La domain family (COG:J,O;~EggNog:ENOG410PN86;~InterPro:IPR006630,IPR036390,IPR036388;~PFAM:PF05383), whose amino-acid sequence is MAATFSYAQAAKGLPATQSPASKPEEQNTDSSAQANEAPATTETDAPAEAEKTIAPSDKEAEPAAAANANQTISGMSSPSVANSSTTAPKDEDSNTVNGSSESTWDKQSQVSGAEKPTEEANEKKDEKKDEKKDEKKDVPPKELKAAPLPSVNVWQQRKEAQEAKAKAVAASKPASSKTGASKTASAASSTTGEPQQELPKAALKKKGADGAPDGAKRNKADGAKGRDEDVPPVADASMWPTPQVAQGEEKKKAQEKLEKADKTEKTEKSAGGRHGKEKWMPVPYVPSAVFNTPLPTAGARRGGRVARGGREAGRHGPHGAAAAAAAAEKTASNQASQGAAKQTASEPNTSRANSFPSKRSNSAEAPVGAPDSRKGADRSRGPKGADETNVGKQVNGDSFPRHGKGFSRNHESAHKGDRTPLSVDPQARNGVTQDRRFENGPKSADFGGFHADRENHHHNHHRERGDSRPERGRGGSHRGRGGHSGHGSQAPFYNPMQHSFVHPKSFGYNKSMNNRVPLRSPSLPNSAMYGVYPFPADINTMYAAYQPMPAGPMTAFPYQPYMEPFSLMSMISMQLEYYFSVDNLCKDLFLRKHMDSQGFVALNFISNFKRIKTLTEDYELLRHVSRQLRNVEHYIGEDGVDRLRPREHWAQWVFPIDQRDPSAQSEGPPPSRVENSPAQNHVEGAVNGVSHHHSLPNGTSKTSLSSAAPEFSPSKPVAPQNEVANAN